The following nucleotide sequence is from Salvia miltiorrhiza cultivar Shanhuang (shh) chromosome 7, IMPLAD_Smil_shh, whole genome shotgun sequence.
ataaatataataatttcataaaaatgagcatttttactttttactttAATAATATGGGAAGGAGGGTAtaacttttttcttcttcaaaacaTTAACTAATGACATTTCCGACAGTGTGAAGTGATCCACTAGGCAGCAAGCATCCTTTgtagaccagtcagcttcatcCACTTGTTATTCTTTTGTCTTGTAGCTCTCTGCATCTTTTTaacatgaaaataaattttacttATTTCCTCTGTACCCATACAATATTGAAGTTTTGtaattttcgtccgtccacataAATAATTCTAATATTAATATAGTAATAAAatattctctccgtccacaatttaaagcttTACTTTGGTTTGGACACAGAgactaaaaaaattgaaaaaagtgATGTAGataaaatataagggtagttgactaaagtgataaaggtgttgacGTGTTGTGAGTGAGTCCattagtgataaagtgtagtaaatatagaatattaaaatgataaaaatattttaaggtGGGTCTATTAatggcaaatggtagtaaatataggaaaagaagatcagtaaaaaagtacaaaaagtagagtagggctttaaattgtggacaaaaatttaagagtaagtagggctttaaattgtggacggagcgAGTAGAAGATTGACAAATCCTCATCTATATGTATAGAATCATCAATTTCATATATAGTAGTCCACGAAGAGGTGCTAACTATTGGTCGATGCTCCTAATAGGAAAAATACCATCTTTCTAAATGAGtagacttaattaattaagtcgTGCTAAAAATGTATAGCCTCTGAAAAAGTCGAGGCAAAGAACCTTCTTTTCTACACTATAAATAACAACTCCACTTCCCACATTTCCCATCACATttcaaacaaacacaaacaaatACTCTTTCATTgcttttccatatatatatatatttctttcaaTTTCAAGCTAAAAAATCAGAGCCATGGTTGCTATCACCTATGATATGGAGATCCCTTCCTCCATCCCAGCCGCAAGAATATTCAAAGCCATGGTGCTCGACGCCGACACCCTCATCCCCAAGATCCTGCCTCAGGCCATCAAGAATGTCGAGATCTTGGAAGGGGATGGCGGCGTTGGCACCGTCAAGATCATTCATTTTGGCGAAGGGAGTCAGTATAAGAGCGTCAAGCACCGTGTCGAGGCCATTGACAAGGAGAACTTGACACACACCTACAGCATCatcgaaggtgatgctctctcAGATGTTATTGAATCCATCACTTATCATATCAAGATCGTTCCAACTGAAGATGGAGGAAGCATCTGCAAGAACAGAAGCATTTACAACACCAAGGGCGATGTCGAGATAAGTGAGGAGAAGATTAAGGAAGGAAAAGAGAAGGCCATGGCCATGTTCAAGGCTATTGAGGCTTACCTCCACGCAAATTCTGATGCTTGAAAGCTCCATATATACATAAAGTTATATATGTTGTTGCATTTTGgtttcttcttcattttatgTTTGGGATTTGCCCTTCTTGGGTGTGATCAGTGAGTTGTAATATTCAGCTGTGATTTTCTCTTCGCAGGGTGTTTCTTTGTATCTTTCTGGTGTTGTGCAAGTATAAACTTATTGgatttgtttcaaaattttgcCATAAAGTTTGTTAATTATCTCGTATTGAATAGTTATATTAGCAATTGCAGGACTATAATTAATCCTTTCTCCAAGGAATTTTCCATCTCTAAGAAAGCCACTGACTGACATGATGCAAATCTGTATGCAGTTAACCTATTAGGGCATGACTGGTATGCAGGAATGGAATGGaaatggaatggtgattccagCATCCATTCCCAATCCTATGGCTGGTACTGTTTTTGTAATGGGAATCACCATTCCCGATGGAATGCCTATTCCCATGCATATGGGATTAGCCATTTCTcctgtcacagcccaaaaccgtttaTTCCCTTTgcaattttatttgaaaattattatagtttcgagttattaatatatatatatatatttatgcgtcgaatttatgaatatgtctagtcgcgcccctagttaaatagataattttaagttataaattataactttAGCAAATAAAAACTCTTATGTTCAaaattgggcctaaataaatatttgcataattgagccatatatatatattggcaATAATTTCTCTACATTTGGGCCATAATtgaatatttcaaattttcaattggACCTACATGAGTATTTGCATAATTTTTTACAATgggccttattttatttagattggGCTAAAGTATATTTCAAGCCCATAATTCCTCTTGCTGATTAAATTTTGAGATTTTCCTTCCAAGCAAACGTGTATTCTCCCTAGCCACAATTCTATCTCTCATCTTTGGCCACATCATTTTTCTTGACCAACAAGTATCAAACTTTCTTATTTAAAGCATCGGCCTTTATATCTGATTTTTCGAAACATACCAAAAACACAGCAAACCCTAAAATTATTTGTGCTCTTTTCTCTGCACAAGGTAATTTTATTACTGCAAATTTTCATTCTCCTCCAGTTCACTTCTATATCCCATATTTTGTGCAGAGATTATGCAATCATATTTCAtacatcaattatttttttccaattcATGCCAAAACCAGACTTTCTACGATAAATCTCATTCTTCAAATCCAAAACATGCATACACATCATCAAAtctattatctatttttttataagaaaacaGATGGAATAAATCTTGTTAATTACATGGAAAAAGGAAATTAGAAAACTTGGAATAGAAAATAGAAGAAGTTGAAGAGGTTTTGGGGCATAGGGTttagaagaggaagagagggcGTCTGGTGGCTGCTGCGGTGCTGCTGTCCCAGCGGCGCTACAGCTGCGCTGTTGACGGCGGGAGTAGAGGCGGCAGCTGCTGGCTGCTCGCCGGAGCAGGGGACCGGCGTCAGATGGCTGTCTGGCCGCGACGGAGAGAGAGGTTGGGGGAGAGAGGAAGGCTGGGAAGAAAGAGGGTCAGGGTGGTGGTGCTGGCAGGCGACGAAGGGTCGCCGGAGAAGGCGCGGCCGCGGTTGCGGCTAGTGCGGCGAGGACAGGGGCAGGAGCAGGCGACGGCTGGCGGAGGTTTCACCGGAGAAGGGGGCGCGCGGTGGCGTTGGgtgtgagaagagagaaggagatgAGGCAAGATGGAGAGAGGTTGAGGAGAGGACAGGGGGAGgcagagccgccggcctccggggacggcgctgccgtccggtggcggcggcaggagggcgcagagagcgagagagagtgagCGGCTGAGTGGGAGAGGAGGTGTGAACTGATGCGTGAGGTGTGGTGCTGTGTGATTTATGTTAAGGTTAGAAGATGGGCTTAGGAATGGGCTTTATTTTGGgtcttaattttattaaatgaattgGGCTTCTAATTCAGTTAATTCTTTTAAGTAGTGGGCATAATTTATTTAAACCCATAGTTActcttttaattattattcCCATTTCAGattttctaaaaatttatataaataattttctcaagtttaattatatttaagatattttaattaggtccttatgttttattatttgaatttatctgactaggtgcggcgcgattAGGACGttgattttaatttgaattagcTTTCAAGTTGAAGTTCAAAATTCAGGTgcgggatttatttcagtacatgttgtggttaatctttgtccattttaatatcatgtgtttaccgtatgtgagttgcattaaattatatcgctaggggcccgctcaatgggtccaggacattaaagtccttggtatgccacaatgcgatttcatgttaaagttatggttgcaaccagtcgccaggggccggctcaatcggtccaggacggaaaggtccttggtatgccaccgtgcgactttcagtcacgaatgtattgatcatatgtgattctcattttattaacgtggacaatgattgcatgtttcccacactgagtgtaccctgtatgctcatctcatatttaacattttcaggttttaaaggccggaggcgcgtggaaggtcgaatggcgaatcaaatattttgaatttagcattacttaaaaatgttattttaAGTAAagtatgtttaaataaaaatttatttcactattttcttgttgaatatttatttatagtcatagtttttccgcgtgcgttttcatttaaaattaaaatggatttgGGTGTTACACCTCCCCTCCCCCATGGTATTATGTATTCCCACGGATATGAGATTACTAtataataaaagtttatttgtttgattaaataattaataataataattgcaaaaataatataataatataataaaattaataataataataataatagtaaaaataataaaataattttaataataataataaataaataatattattaatataataaataatgattgtaaaaataataaaacaactttagtaataatataatataataaaattaataataataataataataaataataatagtaaaaataataaaataattttaataataataataatcaataaataatattattaatataataaataataattgtaaaaataataaaacaattttattaataatataatataataaattaataataataataaataatattagtaaaaataataaaatatttataataataataataaataaataatattattaatataataaattataattgtaaaaataataaaacaaatttagtaataatataatatagggaaaattgcacctaaatacacaaactttgccaaaaatccatatttgacgtgaagttaggattttacattttaatacaccaactttcgttgttgtccaaatttgacacgacttaattcttaaaaattcaaaaaataacatcttttgtaaataattatacaaagactcagttatgttataatttgggacatttaaaccaaaacaaaatatttccttatgatgttttcttttaaaccattttaggcgcggatcaaagattaaaaaaaacatcataaagaaatatcttgttttggtttaaatgtcccaaataataacataagtgggtctttgtataattatttacaaaaaggggttgttttttgaatgtttaagaattaagtcgtgtcaaatttggacaacaacgaaagttggtgtattaaaatgtaaaatcttaacttcgcgtcaaatatgaatttttggcaaagtttgtgtattttcacgcaattatccctataatataataaaattaataatgataataataataaataataatatcagtaaaaataataaaataattttaataataataataataaataaataaataattttaatagtaaaataataaatgataataatagtaaaatgATATatgactaataataataataataataataataatttattattattattattattattattattattattattattattattattattattattattattattattattattgtgttaattttattaCATTCCTATCCATTCATTCCTTGTAAATACCAACCATAGGAATCCTATATATCCTTCCATTCCATTCCAAAATTCATTCTATTCCTGCATACCAGCCATCACCTTATAATATAATTACAATTGTAACATTATTTAATACAAATAATAGCATaataagatttaaaaaaaataaaaaaactgacTTATAAGATcagctcttatttcttatttaaagGGTGATTTTTATTACAATTCACCCCTCTCTCTAATCAATCTCTCAAGAAATTCATCTTTCTTCTGACCatttccttccatttcctttAGCAAATGCTTCGCCTCCTCTATTAACCCGTTTCGAAGAAGTGAGGCAAAAATCATGGTATACATTGGAACATTAGGTCGCAGCCCTATCAAAGGAAGTTGATGAAGAAGATCTCTTGCAACAGCAACTCTTCCATCTGCACACAAACCTTTGACTAGAATACCATATGTGATTATGTAGGACGTACTTGTTGAGATTCCATATCATTGAAAAGCTTCCAACCTTCATTGAAGCTACCAGCACAAAATAATCCATGAAGCATGGTGCTACATGTGACTGTTGTATGTTGTAAACCTTTACGAGAAACTTCGTGGAAAAGGCACCAAGCTTCATCAACCTTGCCTTGCTATAAATATCCCTTGATCAGACTGTTGTAGGTGAATATGTTTGGCTCAAGTCCCTGCTCCACAATGGAACGAAATATTCATTTTCCCTTCTCCATTTGCCCTTGCGAAGAGTACCCATTCATTAACGTGGTATAAGTGAGGATATTAGGACTAAATGTTCAGCCGTGTCAAGATTTCCATAACATTCCCAGCCTGCTTCATCCTTCCTTCCTTGCAAAGTGCATTGATCAATACACTAAAACTGAGCACATCCGAAGATATCTTCTGATTGATCTTTTGAATTGATAAGTCTATAACATCTTTCCATCTGCCAAACACGCATAAGACAAGAATGATTTTTCTTATATGTAACAGCATCGGGCATAATGCCCATGTCCATCATTTTATGAAAGAGGCGGACAGCATCTTCAAGTTTTCAACCATTCCATCCCCCTTTGCAGAGCCCATTTAATCAGAGTGCTAAGCATAACTTCATCTGTCACAGAGAGATCATGAGCTAACAACTTAAGAAACAAATTTTCTGCCTCAACCACCTTATCATTAATTTAAGCAAAGTCCTTTCACGATAGTAGTAAAAGTCACGGCATTTGGTTCTTACTAGACTTATAAcaattgatattttttataaaaacaaatgatacCTTACAAAATCACACTTTTAATGGATACAATACAAAtgacaattttaaaatttgatcgAATCACAAAAATCATATTTTTGAGTAATACAAATTTATAGCTTTAATTACATCCAACATAGAATCCTATTTTTAAAAGATgcaaattaaaaagaataaatcaatttccaaaaagtaaattttgaatctgtGAATTTGGATAGGTCCAAGAGAGATAATGGCGCCGAGCCGGGCTCTACCCACCATCACCCCCTAGCTCGAGCCCCCAGGTGCGGCAAGAGGGTGGGGGCCGTGGGGCTCACCGAGGGCCGGCTCGAGCCACCTCTTAAGAGCATCTGCAACGGTTACACGATAACAACCTACTCGTGTAAGgttgctatcgtgtaaccgatgcAGCCCacacttacacgagggctacacgttctatcgtgtagccctcacaacctttgaaaaaaaaaagaaaattttgaatataatgaattttaactaaaactatcatgtaagctatcatgtaaccccaatgcagcctctttacaccatgtggtcccccctcataaagtaagctgtcatgtaacaccaatgcggatgctctaaggaATGAATAATGAAACATCCTTTTCAAGGTGAAGGTGGATCATTAATGACTTTTTCTTTTATCAAATAGATAGCGACCACCAGTAGGAGTGAACATTCGGTTATTCGGTCAgcgaaccgaaccgaataacaaaaattaaattaaaatcgaATTATATAATTAGTATTCAAATTCGAACTAAACATgcttaaaaccgaacaaaatcGACCCGAAATATTTCAGTTCGGTTTCGGTTAAAACCAAATAACCGAAATAActacacaatatattttttaatatttaaataactaattaacATTTAATATACAAGATTCGAAAtatgtaaaaaataataattcaaaatttcaaaacatCTTAACCAAAGATTAAGAGTATAAATTAAGAGTAATTATTGAAAAgttactttaatttttttaaattgaccAAAATTAAGAGTATAAATTAAGAGTAATTATTGACTATATTAcgaaatagtaataataatcattttaatttttaaataatatgtataaattattaaattaattattatttcggttcgattttcggtaaaccaaatattttttcttaaaagccATAAccgaaataaaaaaatcaaaaatttcaaaattcaaaaccgaaccgaaaaccaaattaaccgaaccgaattaataTTTCGATTAGGTTCGGTTCAGATTTTCGGAGTTAACCGGATTCTGCTCACTCCTGGCGACCAGTGAGTACATAATTGAAGAGAGATAATGTTTGAATGGTCATCTAAAACTTTACAATCATCatcttcacacacacacaaaaaagtTCACAAGCATTCTCTCTCTGCAAAACATGGATGGAGGAGGTGTGTCTGCTGCAGCCATTGAAATTCTGCTTCAAAGCCTTATCAATGTTTTCAAAGAAGAACACTCTCTACTTCGAGGTCTCGACGAAGATGCCCAACAGCTGCAAACGACTTTGGGAATCATTCAGGGTTACTTGAATGATGCGGAGAAGAAATCCATCACCCAAGATGCTGTCAAGATCTGGTTGAGGAAGCTTGAAGCGCTGGCCTTCGATGCTGATAATGTTGTGGATGAACTCAGCTATCATCTTCTCCACAAAAAAGTCAACAAAATGAAGTCACGCAAGGATAAGGTACTATCATGCTTCTCATCCTTGAATCACATCTCACGTCCACGAAATATGGCTCTTAGAATCAAACAAATCAATACGAGTTTTGAGAATATGAACAAGACGGCAACCGAGCTCGGCCTTCAGAGCATAGTGGTGAATGCACCTGCTCAGTCTCATGTTTCCTTTGAGACTGATTCATTGTCTCTTGATCCAATCTTTATTGGAAGAGATGATGATGTGCCTAAACTAGTTGAGATGCTCACCCACACCCACCCACAGGAGCGGATCTTCTCTATCCTTGCTCTTGTCGGAATGGGAGGTATGGGGAAAACTACGTTGACTAGGAAAGTCTTCAATCATGAAAAAATGAAGACTCGATTCGGATCACGGGTTTGGGTTCATGTTTCTCAAACTTTTGATCCAATCCTTCTTTTCAAGAAAATACTTTTCAAGATGGCTAAAAACACTGCTGATGGAGTTGAGAGCAGAGATGATATCCTGGAAACTAGAAAGACTATTGATGGAGTTGAGAGCAGAGAAGATATTCTTGAAAAGCTTCAAGAAGCTTTGAAAGCTAAAACTTATCTTCTTGTTCTTGATGATATATGGAATCAAGATGTTCCGACATGGGAAGGCTTTATAAATTCTCTGTCGGGAGTAACTTCTACTAAAGGAAATGGCATCATCATCACTACCAGGAGTCAAAAGGTTGCTTCAACTGTGAAGCCAATTGACATTCATATGTTAACAGGCTTATCAGATGAAGATTGCTGGTCCATAATCAAAGCTAAGACTTTTGATGAAAATGGAGAAGTGCCATCAGGATTCGAGATGATTGGAAAAAAGATTGCAAAAAGATGTAAAGGTTTGCCCTTAGCTGCCAATGTGGTCGGGGGAGTGCTTCGCTGTAAATCTCAAGAAGAGTGGCTCGAAGTCGAACAGAGATGGCTTACAGATGTTGATGGAGATAACATCTCGAAAATTTTGAGATTGAGCTTTGATAATTTGTCTTCACCATCACTCAAGAAGTGCTTCACATACTGTTCAATTTTCCCAAAAGGTCGCAGAATTGTGAAGCAGCAGCTGATTGAACTATGGATGGCAGAAGGTTTTCTTCAGCCAAATGGAAGAGATGATATGGAGTCTGTGGGAGACATGTTCTTTAATATGCTTCTACAAAACTCTTTGTTGCAAGTTGCAGAGAGAGATGATATTGGAAATGTGGAGAGTTGTATGATGCACGATCTCGTGCATGATCTGGCATCTTCTGTTTTGGGTTCTCATAATGCAGATGGCTGCAACCAAATTAGATACATCACTCTTGATGGAAAATCAAAGCCTGTGCCAAAACAAGTGCCAAAACATTTGCGTACATTGTTCTTGGAAGGTGAAGAAATTCCGGGTAACATGTTGTCCAACTTGGAAAGTCTGCGTGTTCTTACTCTTAATAGTCGTGGAGTTAAACAGTTGCCCGATTCAGTAAGGAAGTCGATACATTTGAGAAGTCTTGATATTTCATATACTGAAATTGTGAATTTGCCAGACTGGATTAGTGAATTCCATCACTTGCAAACATTAAGAGCCTACAGGAGGTGGGGGAATAGGCCGTTTCTGCCAAGTACGTTAAAGTACTTGATTAACTTAAAGCATCTTTATATTGCCGATGATGTGAAGTTGCCAGCGGATATTGGGAGATTAAGTTGTCTCCAAACACTAACGCACTTTAGAGTGGGTGACAACAAGGGCTATGGAATTGAAGAGCTGGGAAGTTTGAAGAATCTCAAAGGAAAACTAAAGATTGGTTGTTTGGAAAAGGTGCATAGCAAAGAAGAGGCAGAGAAAGCAAAGATATTTGAGAAGCCAAACTTATTTGATTTGGGGTTTGAATGGgatgaggagagagaaggtgaaAGAAATGATGACCAGAATGTGTTGGAAGGTCTCCAACCTCATGCAAATGCCAATCTGAAGAAGTTAGGGATTTATGGATTCAAAGGCAAAAGATTTCCAGAATGGATTGAGAAGATGGCAGTACGGGATGGGCCTCAAGCCTCTTGGGTACCACTTGAAAACTTGATTCAGATAACACTCGAGAGGTGCTCA
It contains:
- the LOC130991913 gene encoding major allergen Pru ar 1-like, which encodes MVAITYDMEIPSSIPAARIFKAMVLDADTLIPKILPQAIKNVEILEGDGGVGTVKIIHFGEGSQYKSVKHRVEAIDKENLTHTYSIIEGDALSDVIESITYHIKIVPTEDGGSICKNRSIYNTKGDVEISEEKIKEGKEKAMAMFKAIEAYLHANSDA
- the LOC130991763 gene encoding disease resistance protein RGA2-like; translated protein: MDGGGVSAAAIEILLQSLINVFKEEHSLLRGLDEDAQQLQTTLGIIQGYLNDAEKKSITQDAVKIWLRKLEALAFDADNVVDELSYHLLHKKVNKMKSRKDKVLSCFSSLNHISRPRNMALRIKQINTSFENMNKTATELGLQSIVVNAPAQSHVSFETDSLSLDPIFIGRDDDVPKLVEMLTHTHPQERIFSILALVGMGGMGKTTLTRKVFNHEKMKTRFGSRVWVHVSQTFDPILLFKKILFKMAKNTADGVESRDDILETRKTIDGVESREDILEKLQEALKAKTYLLVLDDIWNQDVPTWEGFINSLSGVTSTKGNGIIITTRSQKVASTVKPIDIHMLTGLSDEDCWSIIKAKTFDENGEVPSGFEMIGKKIAKRCKGLPLAANVVGGVLRCKSQEEWLEVEQRWLTDVDGDNISKILRLSFDNLSSPSLKKCFTYCSIFPKGRRIVKQQLIELWMAEGFLQPNGRDDMESVGDMFFNMLLQNSLLQVAERDDIGNVESCMMHDLVHDLASSVLGSHNADGCNQIRYITLDGKSKPVPKQVPKHLRTLFLEGEEIPGNMLSNLESLRVLTLNSRGVKQLPDSVRKSIHLRSLDISYTEIVNLPDWISEFHHLQTLRAYRRWGNRPFLPSTLKYLINLKHLYIADDVKLPADIGRLSCLQTLTHFRVGDNKGYGIEELGSLKNLKGKLKIGCLEKVHSKEEAEKAKIFEKPNLFDLGFEWDEEREGERNDDQNVLEGLQPHANANLKKLGIYGFKGKRFPEWIEKMAVRDGPQASWVPLENLIQITLERCSECEEIPQLEHLPNLKSLSLIGLEKVRFINSSFNNLSSLKIGDLEGLECLPDWLFYKNQNLSELVIWKCPRLRELPDGLDTLNSLERLTIRDCGNVKSIGNPSGREGQSQGILRWLAIEGCEGLMVLPRQMLESWAPTIESLELWGLSSLQNLPMVIECLAKAVSLRMLTIIGVPKLFMCTDSVKSWGLGCLKRLEIDVSWEWSMESSVGIKQTVDALLQPCCNSLTWLVLRGVENWEWLPESIQHLTALYRLELHNLGVEELPEWLGNLPSLRELRLYRCNKLRRLPSCWGDALEDLVIRDCGELRIDPIPAEWHNNFPNLTVWVDGRKIKPCSKTSTLLS